From Pseudorca crassidens isolate mPseCra1 chromosome 15, mPseCra1.hap1, whole genome shotgun sequence, one genomic window encodes:
- the RGS19 gene encoding regulator of G-protein signaling 19 isoform X3: MPTPPEAEKQHTGPEEGDQPPSMSSRDAAPPAPPRRNPCCLCWCCCCSCSCVLRAHACRGGQCHRPLCRQERGAAASVAGLPREQAAAPPQLRSLCHAEPRGGAELGAVLRQANAQSSGPQRVPRVPAHRVQRGEHALLAGLRGAQGRGQPARGGREGAAHLRGLCVHLVPQGGEPGLPGAGGRQQEDAGAVGAHV, encoded by the exons ATGCCCACCCCGCCTGAGGCTGAGAAGCAG CACACAGGGCCGGAGGAGGGGGACCAGCCTCCCTCCATGTCCAGTCGTGATGCGGCTCCCCCAGCTCCCCCCAGGCGCAACCCCTGCTGCTTGTGCTGGtgttgctgctgcagctgctcctG CGTCCTGCGCGCACACGCGTGCCGCGGAGGGCAGTGCCACCGTCCCCTCTGCCGGCAGGAACGAGGAGCGGCGGCGAGCGTGGCGGGCCTCCCGAGAGAGcaggctgcagcccctccccagctGCGAAGCCTG TGCCACGCCGAGCCCAGAGGAGGTGCGGAGCTGGGCGCAGTCCTTCGACAAGCTAATGCACAGTCCAGCGGGCCGCAGCGTGTTCCGCGAGTTCCTGCGCACCGAGTACAGCGAGGAGAACATGCTCTTCTGGCTGGCCTGCGAGGAGCTCAAGGCCGAGGCCAACCAGCACGTGGTGGACGAGAAGGCGCGGCTCATCTACGAGGACTATGTGTCCATCTTGTCCCCCAAGGAG GTGAGCCTGGACTCCCGGGTGCGGGAGGGCGTCAACAAGAAGATGCAGGAGCCGTCGGCGCACACGTTTGA
- the RGS19 gene encoding regulator of G-protein signaling 19 isoform X4 — protein sequence MSSRDAAPPAPPRRNPCCLCWCCCCSCSWNEERRRAWRASRESRLQPLPSCEACATPSPEEVRSWAQSFDKLMHSPAGRSVFREFLRTEYSEENMLFWLACEELKAEANQHVVDEKARLIYEDYVSILSPKEVSLDSRVREGVNKKMQEPSAHTFDDAQLQIYTLMHRDSYPRFLSSPAYRALLLRGRSTSSSEA from the exons ATGTCCAGTCGTGATGCGGCTCCCCCAGCTCCCCCCAGGCGCAACCCCTGCTGCTTGTGCTGGtgttgctgctgcagctgctcctG GAACGAGGAGCGGCGGCGAGCGTGGCGGGCCTCCCGAGAGAGcaggctgcagcccctccccagctGCGAAGCCTG TGCCACGCCGAGCCCAGAGGAGGTGCGGAGCTGGGCGCAGTCCTTCGACAAGCTAATGCACAGTCCAGCGGGCCGCAGCGTGTTCCGCGAGTTCCTGCGCACCGAGTACAGCGAGGAGAACATGCTCTTCTGGCTGGCCTGCGAGGAGCTCAAGGCCGAGGCCAACCAGCACGTGGTGGACGAGAAGGCGCGGCTCATCTACGAGGACTATGTGTCCATCTTGTCCCCCAAGGAG GTGAGCCTGGACTCCCGGGTGCGGGAGGGCGTCAACAAGAAGATGCAGGAGCCGTCGGCGCACACGTTTGACGACGCGCAGCTGCAGATTTACACGCTGATGCACCGAGACTCCTACCCCCGCTTCCTCAGCTCCCCCGCCTACCGCGCCCTGCTGCTCCGGGGCCGCTCCACATCCTCCAGTGAGGCCTAG
- the TCEA2 gene encoding transcription elongation factor A protein 2 isoform X2 has protein sequence MDLLRELKAMPVTLHLLQSTRVGMSVNALRKQSSDEEVVTLAKSLIKSWKKLLDASDAKARERRRGGPLPTSSSKEASEAQDPSRKRPELPRTPSTPRITTFPPVPVTCDAVRNKCREMLTAALQTDHDHVAVGADCERLSAQIEECIFRDVGNTDMKYKNRVRSRLSNLKDAKNPSLRRNVLCGAITPQQIAVMTSEEMASDELKEIRKAMTKEAIREHQMARTGGTQTDLFTCGKCRKKNCTYTQVQTRSSDEPMTTFVVCNECGNRWKFC, from the exons ATGGACCTGCTGCGGGAACTGAAGGCCATGCCCGTCACGCTGCACCTGCTGCAG TCCACCCGCGTCGGCATGTCTGTCAACGCCCTGCGGAAGCAGAGCTCGGACGAGGAGGTCGTCACGCTGGCCAAGTCTCTCATCAAGTCCTGGAAGAAGCTCCTGG ATGCTTCAGACGCCAAAGCCAGGGAGCGGAGGAGGGGCGGGCCTCTGCCCACATCGTCCTCCAAGGAGGCCTCCGAGGCCCAGGACCCCAG CCGCAAGAGGCCAGAGCTGCCCAGGACGCCATCGACACCCAGGATCACCACGTTTCCTCCGGTGCCGGTCACCTGTGACGCCGTGCGCAACAAGTGTCGCGAGATGCTGACCGCTGCCCTGCAGACGGACC ATGACCACGTGGCTGTCGGTGCAGACTGCGAGCGCTTGTCGGCCCAGATCGAGGAAT GCATCTTCCGGGACGTGGGGAACACGGACATGAAGTACAAGAACCGTGTGCGCAGCCGCCTCTCCAACCTCAAGGACGCCAAGAACCCCAGCCTGCGGCGCAACGTGCTGTGCGGCGCCATCACGCCCCAACAGATCGCCGTGATGACCTCGGAG GAGATGGCCAGCGACGAGCTGAAGGAGATCCGCAAGGCCATGACCAAGGAGGCCATCCGCGAGCACCAGATGGCGCGCACGGGCGGCACGCAGACCGACCTGTTCACCTGCGGCAAGTGCAGGAAGAAGAACTGCACCTACACGCAG GTGCAGACCCGCAGCTCCGATGAGCCTATGACCACGTTCGTTGTCTGCAACGAGTGTGGAAACCGCTGGAAG TTCTGCTGA
- the RGS19 gene encoding regulator of G-protein signaling 19 isoform X2 has translation MRLPQLPPGATPAACAGVAAAAAPASCAHTRAAEGSATVPSAGRNEERRRAWRASRESRLQPLPSCEACATPSPEEVRSWAQSFDKLMHSPAGRSVFREFLRTEYSEENMLFWLACEELKAEANQHVVDEKARLIYEDYVSILSPKEVSLDSRVREGVNKKMQEPSAHTFDDAQLQIYTLMHRDSYPRFLSSPAYRALLLRGRSTSSSEA, from the exons ATGCGGCTCCCCCAGCTCCCCCCAGGCGCAACCCCTGCTGCTTGTGCTGGtgttgctgctgcagctgctcctG CGTCCTGCGCGCACACGCGTGCCGCGGAGGGCAGTGCCACCGTCCCCTCTGCCGGCAGGAACGAGGAGCGGCGGCGAGCGTGGCGGGCCTCCCGAGAGAGcaggctgcagcccctccccagctGCGAAGCCTG TGCCACGCCGAGCCCAGAGGAGGTGCGGAGCTGGGCGCAGTCCTTCGACAAGCTAATGCACAGTCCAGCGGGCCGCAGCGTGTTCCGCGAGTTCCTGCGCACCGAGTACAGCGAGGAGAACATGCTCTTCTGGCTGGCCTGCGAGGAGCTCAAGGCCGAGGCCAACCAGCACGTGGTGGACGAGAAGGCGCGGCTCATCTACGAGGACTATGTGTCCATCTTGTCCCCCAAGGAG GTGAGCCTGGACTCCCGGGTGCGGGAGGGCGTCAACAAGAAGATGCAGGAGCCGTCGGCGCACACGTTTGACGACGCGCAGCTGCAGATTTACACGCTGATGCACCGAGACTCCTACCCCCGCTTCCTCAGCTCCCCCGCCTACCGCGCCCTGCTGCTCCGGGGCCGCTCCACATCCTCCAGTGAGGCCTAG
- the RGS19 gene encoding regulator of G-protein signaling 19 isoform X1 yields the protein MPTPPEAEKQHTGPEEGDQPPSMSSRDAAPPAPPRRNPCCLCWCCCCSCSWNEERRRAWRASRESRLQPLPSCEACATPSPEEVRSWAQSFDKLMHSPAGRSVFREFLRTEYSEENMLFWLACEELKAEANQHVVDEKARLIYEDYVSILSPKEVSLDSRVREGVNKKMQEPSAHTFDDAQLQIYTLMHRDSYPRFLSSPAYRALLLRGRSTSSSEA from the exons ATGCCCACCCCGCCTGAGGCTGAGAAGCAG CACACAGGGCCGGAGGAGGGGGACCAGCCTCCCTCCATGTCCAGTCGTGATGCGGCTCCCCCAGCTCCCCCCAGGCGCAACCCCTGCTGCTTGTGCTGGtgttgctgctgcagctgctcctG GAACGAGGAGCGGCGGCGAGCGTGGCGGGCCTCCCGAGAGAGcaggctgcagcccctccccagctGCGAAGCCTG TGCCACGCCGAGCCCAGAGGAGGTGCGGAGCTGGGCGCAGTCCTTCGACAAGCTAATGCACAGTCCAGCGGGCCGCAGCGTGTTCCGCGAGTTCCTGCGCACCGAGTACAGCGAGGAGAACATGCTCTTCTGGCTGGCCTGCGAGGAGCTCAAGGCCGAGGCCAACCAGCACGTGGTGGACGAGAAGGCGCGGCTCATCTACGAGGACTATGTGTCCATCTTGTCCCCCAAGGAG GTGAGCCTGGACTCCCGGGTGCGGGAGGGCGTCAACAAGAAGATGCAGGAGCCGTCGGCGCACACGTTTGACGACGCGCAGCTGCAGATTTACACGCTGATGCACCGAGACTCCTACCCCCGCTTCCTCAGCTCCCCCGCCTACCGCGCCCTGCTGCTCCGGGGCCGCTCCACATCCTCCAGTGAGGCCTAG
- the TCEA2 gene encoding transcription elongation factor A protein 2 isoform X1 — translation MMGKEEEIARIARRLDKMVTKKSAEGAMDLLRELKAMPVTLHLLQSTRVGMSVNALRKQSSDEEVVTLAKSLIKSWKKLLDASDAKARERRRGGPLPTSSSKEASEAQDPSRKRPELPRTPSTPRITTFPPVPVTCDAVRNKCREMLTAALQTDHDHVAVGADCERLSAQIEECIFRDVGNTDMKYKNRVRSRLSNLKDAKNPSLRRNVLCGAITPQQIAVMTSEEMASDELKEIRKAMTKEAIREHQMARTGGTQTDLFTCGKCRKKNCTYTQVQTRSSDEPMTTFVVCNECGNRWKFC, via the exons gAGGGAGCCATGGACCTGCTGCGGGAACTGAAGGCCATGCCCGTCACGCTGCACCTGCTGCAG TCCACCCGCGTCGGCATGTCTGTCAACGCCCTGCGGAAGCAGAGCTCGGACGAGGAGGTCGTCACGCTGGCCAAGTCTCTCATCAAGTCCTGGAAGAAGCTCCTGG ATGCTTCAGACGCCAAAGCCAGGGAGCGGAGGAGGGGCGGGCCTCTGCCCACATCGTCCTCCAAGGAGGCCTCCGAGGCCCAGGACCCCAG CCGCAAGAGGCCAGAGCTGCCCAGGACGCCATCGACACCCAGGATCACCACGTTTCCTCCGGTGCCGGTCACCTGTGACGCCGTGCGCAACAAGTGTCGCGAGATGCTGACCGCTGCCCTGCAGACGGACC ATGACCACGTGGCTGTCGGTGCAGACTGCGAGCGCTTGTCGGCCCAGATCGAGGAAT GCATCTTCCGGGACGTGGGGAACACGGACATGAAGTACAAGAACCGTGTGCGCAGCCGCCTCTCCAACCTCAAGGACGCCAAGAACCCCAGCCTGCGGCGCAACGTGCTGTGCGGCGCCATCACGCCCCAACAGATCGCCGTGATGACCTCGGAG GAGATGGCCAGCGACGAGCTGAAGGAGATCCGCAAGGCCATGACCAAGGAGGCCATCCGCGAGCACCAGATGGCGCGCACGGGCGGCACGCAGACCGACCTGTTCACCTGCGGCAAGTGCAGGAAGAAGAACTGCACCTACACGCAG GTGCAGACCCGCAGCTCCGATGAGCCTATGACCACGTTCGTTGTCTGCAACGAGTGTGGAAACCGCTGGAAG TTCTGCTGA